GATACCTAACGATACATCACCATCTTATAAAAAACGATCGAatgaaagaaggaagaaaaaagaaaataaaggtAATCGACGAAAGAAACGACATATCGCAGTACGGTATACCTAATTATCCAATAGTCTCgaataaaagagagagagagagagagagagagagagtgaaaaaaagaacaaggaGCAGCAGTCTGAAAATATCTCACATCGCCAGTCTCTCGGTACTCTCCGAttccgttttttcaaaaacgtcCCCCCTCCCGTGTTTCTCCTCGTCATCCTCGCGCTCCTCGTCCTCCGCATCCTCGTCCTCGAACCCGTTCCCGTCGACGAGGGTCTCGGTCTTGATATAATCCGAGTCCCCGATCTCCTCCGACTTGATCGCGTCATCGACGCCGGCTATTCCGAGGGCTGTGGCGGTGGTGGAGGTCAGGGTGAGCGTCAGGGTCGAGGCGAGGCTGGTAGCGGCAACGGAAACGGCGGAAAGGGAGGCTGCCGCGGGTTTCGGTGGTCGGAGAATTTCGGCCGAGGACTCGGTCGAGGGTGCGAGCCTGAGCCGGGACAACGGCGACGTCATCGCCGGGGAGGATCCCAGAGTCCGGGTAGTCCTCGAGGCGGGCTTCCGCCTACCGTAAATCCCGCCGTTTCTCTTCGGGCCCATAGACGGTCCCGCGTTCTTTTTGCGCCTCGGTTTTTTCGGCCCGATTTGCTCCCCCATCCGCGACTTCCGTTTCTTCGAGGGAGCCTCGAGCGCCTCTCGCCTGCAAGCCTCCTCGACGGCGGCGCCCTCGCAGGATCGTTTCGACTGTGTTTCGACGCCGGGTTCCCGGGCGTCGCAATTGTCGGTCAAGGGCGACTCGCCGGCCCGACAACGTCGTCGACGCTTCTTCCGCTTCTTTCTTTTACGGCACCGGAACTTGTCCCGTCCGTCGCGTTCCTGAGGGACGTTCGACACAGGGCAGATGGATTTTTGCCTGCCGCGATGATGATGCCGCACGCTGTGGCGAGCGCCGAGCAAACGCGACTGCAAAGCCTCGACCCGGTCCTGCGGTACCGCTGACGTCAGAACCTTGGCGTACATCGAAAGACGACCCAGCGAATCGTGCCCCTTTGTCTGGACCTTCCGCGGCTGCCCGTCCTGCTTCATACCGAGGTAGAGAGTCTTGCGAGCCGTCGACCAACGCACCGAGCTGTACGTGTTGTAGTTGTGATGCTCCAGGGTCTCGTTGAATACACAGTCCTCCGTGTAGTCGCgctggaattttgaaaaacaaacagcGAAGGGTCATCATGTCAGTGTGCTAATTGATGGTCGGCCGGAAAGGAAAAGCAAGGTGGATTCGATCGCGAGGGTCTCGTCGGACGGTTATTCCAATTCCGATACGTGCTTCTCGTCTTTGTAACGCGACTCGTGCCTGCGAGTCGATTCGACGACTTTGGACGGGACGGAGTTTCGACCGACTCGAAACGAAgatatcaaactttgacgaaacgtcGGAGTTTCGGATGGTCCAAAATTACGAAAGTCCTatggtgagaaaattttcaaatctgaaacgtcgaaattccgaatgatccgagattttctgttttcggtgaaatttcacgatCTGATTCTGATTCCGATTTTCGGTTTTGcccattttttacacccactcgttgagttgTCCACACCGTGCgagtatatttgaatttttgcaacTTTGCTCGGTCGTagcttgaattttcggaatcttgtaTCTTAAAAGTTTCATTCCCTTTTCAAATACGAAACTTGCCATTAACGGATCTCCGGTTTAAAAGACGTGAATAAAAATCTCGACGTACGTAAACGTTGTAACGAGATAATTCTAAAAGGTGCAACAAACCCTGAGCCGGTAGAAGAAGGATACCGGGTTAAACTGTTAGCCAAAGAGATGTGCAGAGAATTATCAAAGAGGCTCACGCGACTTCGTCGAATCGCCGCAGTGGGAGGTATACGGATTAATCTCGGTGAGAGAGGGATGGGAAATAATTGGCAACGGACCCTTGATATCCGTCAGCCGAGTCCCGAGTGGTTCGGAAAGTTCTTAAATCACGTACCGAACTGAATACGCGTAAATCGAAGGTGTCGATATCGAGTGATTGAAGAAACCTGCAGCGATGGGCGATAATTTCCTCCCTTCCGAGAGGGCGcgaaaagtatgaaaataaaaaaacgccTCTGCGTGACGAATAAACGTCGTTACGGAATCCGGAAGAGCCGGCAGACTTAGGGACCGGACGTACTTTTTCCGCAAGGGCTTGCCGCCCGCTGTCGAGTGAGTCAGTCCGAGAGAATCTTTGATTATATATAGAAACGACGACGCGGGCAGAGAGCTGTGAGgtaaacagagagagagagagagagagagagagagggagaagaaaGCCGGTGGACGCTGCAGTCGTATAACACCGAGGAACATAATTGCCGGTGCTAAATTAGCTCCGTTCCATTCCGAGTTTCGAAACTCGTTTATTCGAACCCCCCCGTCGTTGTTATGGAATTCGGAAggcgataattatttttaatcaagtGTTAAATATCGCCGGACCGTTTGCGAATATCGGGGAAAGAAGGAACGAGAAAGGCGAAGGTAGCGAAGGACTTTGGTCTTGACCTATTTATACGCGTCACAACCGAGCCCAGAAACTCTCCCGTTAATCATTACGCTGGGGGCGCCAATAAAACTTGTCCTATTATAACGTTGTTCGAAATTATCAAAGTCCGATCTGAGATCTCGAGATTTATCTCGCGTCGTTTCGGTCCTTTAACGAGCCTCAAACCCGGGCGGGGGAGTCAAAGCGAGACGTTTCACTAACTCATGCTTGCGATGCTTgttcttattctttttcctccttttatTCCTCCCAACGACAACCAGTCGTGGATAAGTTTTCGTTACTAAATTTTCCCCGCGGTTCGTTAACGATACCAAAAATCACTCGCGGTCTGGAAGTCGAGGAGTTTGAAAACGtgttcgttttatttcttgaACAAAAAAAGGTTACTCAAAGTTCGTCCGAATCGATCGCGAGTGTTTCTAGCTCCCGATCGAAAGTTTAAACGTTGTATTGCAACAAAGTGAGAATATCAACCTGTTATTTTCGTCGATGTTAAATTACGCCGACAATGACCCTGCGGGAATTCCTCGGCCGTACAGAACGGCGGTAAATCTTGGATCctatgaaaaaataactgcACCATTCGAAACGGAGACCGGGTTACAACAACAAACGTCGGTTATTTTGACAGGTCGAAAATTTACGATCCACGGTAAAGAAAGGCTGACTGGAGAGAGAGGAGACTGGAGTTAAATTTCGGCGAAAAGGTTCCGCGCCTCGAAAGGTCAAGTCAGTCACTCCTCCCTCGTGCGCTCTCACTTTTAAATttaaagtgaataaaatttccgcGCCGCGGAAGAACCGGGCGATGGATCCGCGTGGGCCAATCCTTCACCCTTGCGATATATCTCCGAGCCAGCCGGGGGGATTCTCTAATGAACGTCTTCCTGCGTTCGAGCCGCAGCACCGCCTAACTCGTAACTGCCCGGCTGCTGCAGGTCCGCGTAATTCACGTTTTGTACGTATTACGATTACGCTACGACGATCGTCCATTCTCTCGGCCAAAGTCAATTCAATCGGCCAAACGATAAGAGACGTCTTACGTGCGTAAAGTTTAGCCATTCGAGTCGTGGATTATTGGACTTGGTCCAAGTTTCCAACAAGATAATATTCTACgatttttggggtcgctgataaggaatctgaaatcggatttcacaaattcaagatggcggattcAACATCGCGCAAgataatatcaaatttcatcgaatacgGCCAAAGACTTTATACACGGATTTTTGGAGTCGCTGATTCGATTCGCCACctcgaatttttgaaatccgatttc
This region of Neodiprion fabricii isolate iyNeoFabr1 chromosome 7, iyNeoFabr1.1, whole genome shotgun sequence genomic DNA includes:
- the LOC124186234 gene encoding uncharacterized protein LOC124186234 translates to MLALTYPDGSRVQRCDNLPERPGSPGRVSAPRRRAEEHRLLTWSSYNASRRRRTSTTPGDDGDRKERRDPRLPEAETTTLPSDDHPSTTPTGDRDRDSTRSSTSTKSSHPDDPAAADPRRLSPPVRNIQTRRSSSWSGAGPRAKDPCLLQVLLILVLLVIGCNRHCGPFGSKVNRTAFGALAIGYVIADAGCAPVDILTDAGVRSERSANLSHITGTSRKIRMYVKNRYLQILPDGTVNGSDDDASDYTILQRASVAKGLLRIQGVATCLFLCMDSCGILYGSRDYTEDCVFNETLEHHNYNTYSSVRWSTARKTLYLGMKQDGQPRKVQTKGHDSLGRLSMYAKVLTSAVPQDRVEALQSRLLGARHSVRHHHRGRQKSICPVSNVPQERDGRDKFRCRKRKKRKKRRRRCRAGESPLTDNCDAREPGVETQSKRSCEGAAVEEACRREALEAPSKKRKSRMGEQIGPKKPRRKKNAGPSMGPKRNGGIYGRRKPASRTTRTLGSSPAMTSPLSRLRLAPSTESSAEILRPPKPAAASLSAVSVAATSLASTLTLTLTSTTATALGIAGVDDAIKSEEIGDSDYIKTETLVDGNGFEDEDAEDEEREDDEEKHGRGDVFEKTESESTERLAM